One Chanodichthys erythropterus isolate Z2021 chromosome 10, ASM2448905v1, whole genome shotgun sequence DNA segment encodes these proteins:
- the crlf1b gene encoding cytokine receptor-like factor 1b, with the protein MLLFVVLLPYALTAHLAVISPQDPVLRIGSSLTAVCTVSAELEITARSLYWTLNGRRLARNTYRVLSPTESSVTLHQLNGSLQQSGDNLVCHRSNGEVLAGSCIYVGSPPEKPVNLTCWSRNTKDLSCRWSPGSQGETFINTKYILKYKLKWYGKEKDCEDYTGQPYTCYVPRDLAIFTPYEVWVDASNQLGSATSDVVTLDILDVVTTDPPPDVLVSRVGDLEDQLSVSWGSPPALKDYLFQAKYQIRYRVEESDEWKVIDDAGNQTSCRLAGLRAGTVYFVQVRCNPVGIYGSKAAGIWSDWSHSTAASTPGIERSHSGSCDSKPSEHNSTLRKELKQFFGWMRKHSYGCTDVSIKLYDQWRVWLQKAQKTHDQVLQSGKS; encoded by the exons ATGTTGCTTTTTGTTGTGCTTCTTCCATATGCGCTCACAGCAC ACTTGGCTGTCATATCCCCCCAGGATCCAGTGCTTCGCATCGGCTCGAGCTTGACTGCAGTGTGCACTGTTAGCGCCGAGCTGGAAATAACAGCTAGATCCTTGTACTGGACGCTGAACGGCAGACGTTTGGCGAGAAACACTTACAGAGTCCTGAGCCCAACCGAATCAAGTGTCACTCTTCATCAACTCAATGGCTCCTTGCAGCAGTCAGGAGACAACCTGGTTTGCCACCGAAGCAACGGAGAAGTGTTGGCCGGATCGTGTATTTATGTTGGGT CACCCCCTGAGAAACCCGTCAACCTGACATGCTGGTCACGAAACACCAAAGACCTCAGCTGCAGATGGAGTCCAGGGAGTCAAGGAGAAACGTTCATCAACACCAAATACATCCTCAAGTACAAACTCAA ATGGTACGGTAAAGAGAAAGACTGCGAGGACTACACGGGACAGCCGTATACGTGCTACGTTCCACGGGACCTTGCCATTTTTACACCATATGAAGTCTGGGTGGATGCGTCCAATCAGCTTGGCTCTGCCACTTCTGATGTGGTCACCTTAGACATTTTAGATGTAG TAACTACAGATCCGCCTCCTGATGTCCTTGTGAGCCGTGTTGGAGATCTAGAAGATCAGTTAAGTGTCAGTTGGGGCAGTCCTCCTGCCCTGAAAGACTACTTGTTTCAGGCCAAGTATCAGATACGATACCGTGTGGAGGAGAGCGACGAATGGAAG GTGATAGATGATGCTGGGAACCAAACGTCATGTCGGTTAGCAGGTCTCAGAGCAGGTACTGTATATTTTGTCCAAGTACGCTGCAACCCAGTGGGCATCTACGGCTCGAAGGCGGCAGGTATCTGGAGCGACTGGAGCCACTCGACTGCCGCGTCAACACCTGGTATTG AAAGGTCACATAGTGGCTCGTGCGATTCAAAGCCCAGTGAGCACAACTCAACGCTACGAAAGGAGCTCAAGCAGTTTTTCGGCTGGATGCGCAAACACTCTTACGGCTGTACGGACGTCAGCATCAAACTCTACGACCAATGGCGCGTCTGGCTGCAGAAAGCCCAGAAAACACACGACCAG GTACTACAAAGCGGTAAATCATAG